The genomic interval AATGCTCCCGATTCCATATCCTTAATATATGCTTTACGCAGAAGACGCACTGCGGTACGCCTCTACAGTAAATCGGAATCTATACTATATTATATATGTATGCTTATAAAAAAAGAAACCCGACAGGTTTTTAAAATCTGTCGGGTTGTATACTTATATATAAGTAGAATTATGAATTACTTAATTTGGTTTATTTAATTCCTTTGCTCTTTGTTGCCATTTAAGAGATAAATCGTCATAATCAATAGGAGTTGCTGGTTTTTGATTTACCAATCGGCCAGATTCAAATGCCCGAAGTAAGATTGTTTCAATTAAATAGTCTTCATTTACATCATAAGGCTTGTATTCTGTCTTTAAACTTATATCAAACAAATTTGCGGTTGTGTTAGAAACAAATGCTTTGAATCCGCTTTTTAATGTTTTAATTAGTTCGTAGGTTGTGATTCCTGTTTGGCGATGGATAAGCTTTACCAATATTTGTCCTTGCTTTCGCGAAAGTTTTTTAAGTCTTTCTTCGAATTCATTATTAAGGTAGTCTTCTACAATTTTAAAATACTTC from Flavobacterium sp. YJ01 carries:
- a CDS encoding DUF4294 domain-containing protein — encoded protein: MRLTGFILFIVFVSFSCHAQITPKENEQMGYILTEKDSILNDTIQLPEIIISKEKKLSAEEMKQFQILQNRVYKVYPYAKLASERLTALNNGMARLKTRSEKKKYFKIVEDYLNNEFEERLKKLSRKQGQILVKLIHRQTGITTYELIKTLKSGFKAFVSNTTANLFDISLKTEYKPYDVNEDYLIETILLRAFESGRLVNQKPATPIDYDDLSLKWQQRAKELNKPN